The Candidatus Nitrosocaldus cavascurensis genome segment CTGCAAAGGTCATGCTGCCTGTGAACGTTGGAGGGCTAGGGTTGACAGCAGCAGAGGCGCATGAGGTACTTGCACCATTGGTCATACCTATAGCAGCGTTCATAATTGTACTTGCTGTAGGAGTTGTACTCGGGGGAATTGGATTCATGGTAACGTATAGGAATTCCATGAAGACTATGAGGATAGCAAAGCGTTGATAGATGTAGGGAGAGAGGAAGGAAGTAAATGATTCCTTTTTTCTTATGATAATATCATTCCCATCATAATTATTATTTACTTCCTAATAGAGATCTTATCTTCTCTACATACACATCCACCATCTGCTTAAGCCTCTGTTCACTGCTAGACTCAGCGTAGAGGCGCATTATAGGCTCAGTACCACTCTGCCTAACCATTATCCATGACTCATCATCAACCCATACCTTGATACCATCTATGGTCTCTACCCTTGATGATGTGCCCTTAAGAGCATCTATTATGCTTGATGACTGCTCCCTTGTGCATGGGAACTTGGTCTTGTACTGGTAGAACCTCTTATATCTTCCTATTAGGGATGATAATGGCTCATCCCTTAGAGCAAGTGCTTCAAGCATGAGTGCTGTGCTCATAGCCCCATCCCTTACAGGTATATGCCTTGCATACATGAACCCACCATTCTCCTCAAGACCTACAAGGGCTGATGCTCTAACCATCTCTCTAGATACCTCAACACTCCCAACCTTCGTCTTTATAACCTTGGCATTATAACTTGCTGCAACCATATCTATAAGCATAGATGAGTTCACTGGTGTGACTACCTTTACCTTACCTCTCTGCCCTTCCCCTTCCTTTGCAAGTACATGCTCAACCAGCAATGCACCACTCCTATCCCCAGTGTATATATTGCCTTGTTCATCACAGAATATGCTCCTATCACCATCACCATCATATGCTATACCTAGATCTGCACCATTAGCCTTTACACTTGAAGCAAGCTCTCCAAGGTTATCAATGGTAGGCTCAGATCCTCTTCCTGGGAATGAACCATCTATCATCCCATTCAAGGTTACAACCTTGCAGCCTAGAGAGTTGAGTAGCCTAGGTACAGCAACGGCCTGTGCCCCATTCCCTAAATCAACTACAACCTTCATACCCTTACTCCTTATCCTATCCACATCTACAAGCGATCTTATACCTTGAAGGTAGAGATCAACAGCATCACCTAACCTCTCATCTCTACCTATGCCCTTACTCTGCATGAACCTCTCCTCAAAGTATATATCCTCTATCTTCAACTCATCCTCTCTAGGAACCTCAACCCCATCACTAGCCATTACCTTTATACCATTGTACTCTGGAGGGTTATGGGATGCTGTTATCATTATCCCTCCCCTATATCCAAGCCTCTTGGTACAGTATTGGAGGCATGGTGTAGGCACTAACCCAGCATCATGTACATCTATACCCATTGCATTTAGCCCAGCCTTTACAACACTAGCAATCAATGGGCTAGAGTGCCTTCCATCATAGGCAAGTAGTAATGGACCTTCCCTATAGTATGTTGCCAATGCATAAGAGAGCTTCAACACTAGATCTAGTGTAAGGTCCTTACCAAATACACCTCTAACCCCATTTGTACCAAATAACCTAGCCATACAATCTGCTCATCCATCAATCATAAATATTTTTGCTATAGATACAGTTAACTTGTCTAACTGTTATATAATTGAATGTATCAAAACTCATCTCTATAGCATGATTATATCCATCATTATCTATCAACACCAATTGCTTGTACAGTACTGTAATGCTTATTCTTCTCAGCATTTATTGAAGTAGAGGAGCATCATCTTTGCCAATACACTAGCACTAAATATTATTTACAGTGTATGATAGTAGAATGGGATAGTATAGTACTGTTAACATCATCATAGAGTATCTTGCTAGCCTTCTAACTGATTAGTATGTTGCATGTAAATCACATGCTTCAGATTAAGCAGGTAACAAACTCTTTATATAGTGGGTTGGTTTGAATGAGTAACCGTATGATATTAAAGGATAAGATTGCACTGGTGACTGGTGCAAGTAGGGGTATAGGGGAGGCAACTGCTAGGGTATTTGCAAAGAATGGGGCAAAGGTTGCCATGCTTGCTAGGGACTTTGAGAGACTTAGGAGTGTAGCATCCAGCATAGATGGTGATACACTGCCTATAAAGGCTGATGTAACCGATGAGAAGGATGTTCAGGCAGCAGTGAATACTGTACTGAAGAAGTATGATAGGATAGATGTGCTTGTGAATAACGTTGGGTACATAAACGATCCAACACCATTCCATATGATGCATGATGAGGATTGGGATATGCTCATAAACATAAACCTCGTCAGTACGTTAAGGATGACTAGGGCAGTGCTTCCAATCATGATGAACCAGAAGAATGGATGCATAATAAACATCTCTAGCGTTGCTGGGATAAAGGCGTATAGAATACCTCTCTCAGTATACAATACAGTGAAGGCAGGGGTAATAATGTTTACAAAGAGCATTGCTTTAGAGTATGCTCAGTACAACATAAGGTGCAACTGTATATGCCCTGGTACGGTTAGGAGCAAGTTCCTAGAACCTTACCTTGAGGATGCAGAGGCTAGGGAGGAGTTAAGTAAGTTACAGCCATTAGGTAGCATAGGTGAACCTGAGGATGTTGCAAATGCAATACTCTATCTTGCATCTGATAGTGCAAGATGGGTAACTGGAACCATGCTCATAATTGATGGTGGGTTGAGTATAGCATAGGGATTTATTGATAATGATTTTCTTATCAAAATAATTCTATCAACCTTAATTAGTCATGCTTGATAGATATCATCTATCTAGGGAGAGAATAGTAGCAAGAAAGGTAAGAGGGAGGTATGAAGGAAGATAGATAGAAGGGTAGGAGAATGGAGGAGAGTGATGATGAAGAGGAAGGAGGAAGAAGGAAGGAGAAGGATGAGTATAATGTTTGTAGAATAATGGTTGATATACTATAGAAATAGCATAACTGTTACATAACTTAAACTGCCTTTGTTAATATTGTATTGTAAGTTGTGTATATGGTATAGTATGCATACTGCTATATCAGTTCATACAACATCCAACACATCAAGCATTCATTTACATCTACTTTATAAGATAATGACAAATAAGCATAAACAAAAATACCTCTTAAGTAGAAGATTCAACACTGCGGGGGTTGCCTAGCCTGGTCAAAGGCGCGAGGCTTAGAACCTCGTCCCGTAGGGGTTCGTGGGTTCAAATCCCACCCCCCGCACCTCTCAACCAGTAAGTGCAAGAACGTTTGGAAAAGGTTATTTAACCTACGTTGGTAGTAAGGCTCATGAACCTCAAGGCTATGATAATGGAGTTCCCAGACTTTCCAAAGAAGGGTGTACTCTTTAGGGATATAAGCCCATTGTTGAAGAGCGCCACTACTATGAACTACATAGTAGAAAGGTTCTATGAACACTTTAAGCATAAGAAGATCAACACTATAGCAGGAATAGAGTCTAGAGGGTTCATAGTTGCAACTGCTCTAGCAATTAGGTTTGGTTGCAGTATGGTTATGATAAGGAAGCAGGGTAAACTCCCAGGAAGGACTAGGAGTATAGAGTACACTATAGAGTATGGCAAGGCAACGATGGAGATACAGGAGGATGCTGTATCCCCTGGGGATAGAGTGCTTATAGCAGATGATCTAATAGCAACTGGAGGTACTGCTGTTGCTGCTGCAAGGCTTATAGAAGGGTTGGGCGCAGAGGTTGCTGGATTTGCATTCATAGTAGAGTTGGCAAGGTTGAGGGGGAGAGAACTGCTCAAAGGTTATGATGTATGCTCATTGGTGGTGTATGATGAGTAATAGCAGTAGTAAGGATGTACATGCTGAGGTAGCAATCATTGGAGGTACTGGTGTCTATGATGTTGAGATGCTTGAAGATGCTAGAGAGGTTAAGGTTTACACCCCATATGGCGATGCATCAGACCTCATCACTGTAGGCAAGTACTCAGGCAAGAGCGTAGCCTTCCTCCCTAGGCATGGTAGAGAGCATAGGATACCCCCTCATAGAATACCTGCTAGAGCAAACATATGGGCACTGAAGCACCTAGGTGTGAAGAGGATAATTGCCCCAGCAGCAGTTGGGAGTCTAAGGGATGATGTAAGGCCTGGGGATATAGTTATAGCAGATCAGTTCATAGACTTTACAAAGAGGAGGGAGTACACATTCTACGATGGTGGAGAGGTATGTCATGTCTCTCTAGCAGATCCATTCTGCCCTGAACTTAGGAGTATAGTAATAGGGGAGTGCAAGAACCTAAACCTAAAAGTTCATGAGCAAGGCACGTATGTGTGCATTGAAGGACCTAGGTACTCAACTAGAGCAGAGTCAAGATTCTTCAGGGATATGATGAAGGCAGATATAATAGGGATGACACTAGTGCCTGAATGTATCCTTGCTAGAGAGATGGAGATATGCTATGTTAGCATAGCAACTGTAACAGATTACGATGTATGGGCTGAGAAGCCAGTAAGTACACAAGAGGTCATAGAGACGTTGAGTAAGAACTCCTCAAATGTGAAGAGATTGCTCAAGGCAGTAATACCTAAGATACCAGATGAGAGGAACTGTATCTGCAAAGAGGCTCTAAAGGATGCAAAGATCTGAATCATCAACTATATATTGTTATTATTGATGTTTCACAACATTCTGCAGTTGCTGAATATGCCAACTCCTCTCCCTGTATTATACTATCTTTGATTGCTCGCTTAAGTCTGTATTCTTGAGAAGGTAGAGTGTATCCAACCCCTTATCTTGTATACTGTTGAGTGAGCAAGCCCCACATGCTTTAGCTGTTAATAAAGCGAACAAAGATTATATCTTAAGAACAAAAAGGAAGAATGAAGAGAGTTCAACTAACCTACACGTTTAGGCTCTACCCAAAAGGAGATTGTCAAGATAACAGTAACTGTGTACAATCTAGACAAATGATCTATGCAGATATATTGTATTTATCTTGACAATCTCCTAGATCAGAAGCATGTACTAATATAGGCTATAGATGAGTATATTTAGTAAATCTAGCATATTCTATAACACTAATTATGTTAAGGAATGGCTATATCCTCCAGTTATGCAACAATAATAGTACAGATCTTCTATAACACTTATTATATAACATTCATTATGGTACTCCAACAACATAATCTTAATATCTTTGCTCTAGGGTATAGAGCATAGTCAATGTATAGCAATGGGACGAACCTCTTAAGCATGTTATCCATGCTCAAACATAAGGCTATGAGGAGCAAGGTATGGTATAGAGCATTAAGCATAGATGAGAGAGTACTGACAGGTTTAGCAACAAGATATATAAGGCAGGTAAGGAATAAGCAGTTAGCAATAGTGCTTGCTAGGATAGTAATAAAGCTGAGTATTGCTATAAACAGGTTCATAATGGCTGAGCAACATGGGTTTGCTAGGGCATATGCATGGATGAAGGGTGCACTGAAGAGTGGCATGGGTATATTCATGTGTGTTATGGGTATTGGTGGTAATGGAGCATATTTATCAACACAAACACCAACCCTATTAATCCCAAGCAAGAGTATAATAGAGTGGTTTGCTATGCTAGAGGCTAACCTTATGCATGGATGGAGATTGGATTATTAATAATGAGAGGCAGTGATAGTAATAAGGTAGTTGAGTAATTAATTAGTGTGATATGAGTCTAGCCATAATCCAAGGTATGAAGGGGTATACAAGTATGCTTGTAAAGGCTATAGTTATAGCCATTGCAGTTGCCCTAATCTACACACAGGATCTATCTATAGTGTTCAGTAATGCCCTAGTCTTCAGCTCAGCGAATATAACAAACTACATCCTTGTGATACCATTCCTCATAGCATATATAGTGTATAGGAAGAGAAGGATGCTAACTGCTCATGCTCTAGAGCATAGGGTAAAGGCATTCAGGCTTGATGATGCTATAGGCTTAACATTGGTCTTTATAGCATTGATGCTCTACATCTATGGCTCCTTAACCCTTTATGCCATGGAGTACCATATATACTCTATACCTGTATTCGTTGCTGGTCTTACAGCACTACTCTTCAACCTTAAGATTCTAAGGCATTCTATATTTGCTATCATAATACTTGCTTATCTGCAACCTCCACCTGCTGAACTGCTCTCAGAGATAGCAGGGGATCTCTCATGGATCTCTGCTACCCTTGCTGAGACTATGCTAAAGGCTTATGGGCTCAATGTTGCTCTCCAAGTTGATTATGGTGCCCCTGCCCTAGTTGTAAGCAAGGGCGATACTCAGACACCATTCTTCGTTGGAGAGCCATCATCAGGCTTATTCTCTACCATAGGGTTATCACTCTTTGCTCTAATAGCAGCATATATTGCTAGAGGAGCGTTATGGAAGAGGGCTATAATGTACGTTATAGGCTTCCCAATCTTCTTCATGCTCAATGCTCTAAGGATATCAATAATACTCTTACTCTGGTACCATTATGGTGAGCAGGTATCTGAAGCATTCCATGCCATGTCTGGATCTATAATGGCTGTTCCTGGTACTCTAGCAATACTTATCATAGGGGAGAGGCTCCTTAGGGTAAGGATAAGCATAGGCTCAATTAGCAATGCCAACAAAGGATGTGAGCATTGTCAAACAAGTAGGAGCCTAAAGGAGCATATATGCCTTGTATGCTCTAGATTGCTATCATCCGTAAAGATAGATGGGAAAACAATAGCAAGGTTCTTCCTAATCGCATTAATAGTTGCTAGCATGTTTGCTGTCAATGCTTCCCAAGTGCAGGCACAATCATCTCTAGCATCAAGGGTAGCATCATTCGATATGCTAAGCATAGATGGTAGAGAGAAGGATACGGTTGGCATCTTCCTGCCAGAGATAGATGGTTATAGGTTAGAGTACTCCTATAGGGATCAGAGGGTTGAGAAGGTTCTTAGGCAGGATGCAGCCCTTGCATATAGGTATGTGAAGTTAGAACCAAGTACTGGAGAGGATGGTGGTACACCTGCTGAGATAAGGAGGCTCATGCAGCCTAGTATCTATGCTGCTGTACAGATATCTACTGGGAAGCATAGATGGGAGGATTCTATGCTCATATATCCATCTAGAGTGGGAAGACCAACTGCTGAAGTGTTAGAGTTGAAGGATGTCCAACTTGATAAGGATAGTAATGCTAGATTCTTCGTGTATATAAGGCCTGGGCAGAAGAATGCTGAGGCAGTACTCTACTGGTTCGAGAGGGTGCCCTTGAAGTTTGGGGATGCCTATGAGAATAGGAATATACAGATAGTCTTCTGGTCCTATATGAGCACTCTAGCAAGGAACGGGTTCATAAAGGATGAGAGTGATGTAAAAGGTGCTGAGGAGTTCTATCTATCTATGGCTAAGCCAGTAAAAGCATACTGGAAGAGTATAACAGAGGAGTTGCTTGCTCAGAAGAATGTTGAGAATACTGTAAGGCATAGGTTCCCATTGGTTATGGGTACAGCACTACTCCCGGCTTCGCTCTTATCGATAAGGGAGTTTGCTAGATTCAACTCTGCAAGGAGTAGGAGCAAGAGTATATACTCAAGACTTGCTCATGATGACAAGGCGATAGTAGATGCTGTAGTCAATGCAGAGAGGAAGAAGAGAAAGGAAGGGATAGGAGGAGGGGATAGACCACTACTAGGCAAGGCATACGCTACAACCGAAGAGGTTATGGTTGAGTACAGAAGGTTAGTGAATAGGGATGTAAGCATAAATGATATACTTCTAATGTTGAAGAATGCTAGGGACTCTGGACTGGTTAAGAGTATGATAATAAGTATAGATGATGAGCCTAAGGTTGTATGGAAGAGTAATGTTAGAGTGTGATGAGATGGGTTCATTGAATGTTGGTATAATAGGAATGGGTAAGATGGGCATACTGCATGCTGGCATACTTGCAGCATTGGATGGAGTAAAGGTTAAGGCAGTAGCAGAGAAAGACGATACTATCAGGAACTATCTGAAAGGCATACTTCATGATATGAATGTGTATGATGATTATAGCAAGATGCTCTCCCAGGAGGATCTTGACCTCGTATATATAACTACTCCAGTATCATTGCATGCTAGGATGGTCAATGACTGTATAAGGCATGGAATCAACTTCTTCGTAGAGAAGCCTCTAGCATCAAACATGCAGGAGTGTATTGAGATATGCAGGTTAGTAGGTGGGATAATAAATGCTGTAGGATTCTCAAAGAGGTTCACAGATACATTTGCAAGAGCAAGAGAGATTATAGTAAGCAATGTTCTAGGCGAGTTGATCTACGTCAAGGGTACAATGTACCTTACCCAGGTATTTGCATCTGGCAAGGGATGGAGGTTTAAGAGGTCTGAGAGTGGAGGAGGCGTATTGTTAGAACTTGCAAGCCATCTGGTTGATATGCTTTTATGGTACTTTGGTGATGTGATGAGTGTAGCATCTATTACAAGAGGTTATTACTCGAGCGAGGTTGAGGACTTTGCACATGCAATGTTAAGGTTCAAGAATGGCTTAACAGGCTATCTAGATGCAAGTTGGAGTGTAAGGAACTACAGGCTTCCAGAGATGAGCATAGAGGTGCATGGCAGCAATGGCACCATGCTCGTTAACGATGATTATATAAGGATAACATTGGATGATGCAAGTAAGGCAGTAGATGGTTTAGGTATAAGAGAGGGAATAACTACTATATATAAACAGGATCTATTTAAAGGCGTATCTATAGACATAGGAGGGGTAGAGTATACAAGGGAGGATATGCATGTTGTTGAATGTGTAAAGGAGGGAAGACAAAGCATGATAAACGTATTTGAGGCAGCAAAGGTTCAGGCTGTTATAGATGCTATATACAATAGTGCTAAGAACAACTCTTGGCTAGAGGTTGATTATTACAATGGTTAACAATAGCAGCATAGATCCTATACTATTGGGAGATAACCCGTTGATGGGCGTAGATCATCTATCGCAGGAGAGGGCAAGACAGAGGGGAATAGCAAGTGCTAGCAATATAATCAGCCTTTTGGAGTTTGCTTATAGCATGAATGTTAGAGGCTTTGTTGCAAGCACCCAT includes the following:
- the glmM gene encoding phosphoglucosamine mutase, with amino-acid sequence MARLFGTNGVRGVFGKDLTLDLVLKLSYALATYYREGPLLLAYDGRHSSPLIASVVKAGLNAMGIDVHDAGLVPTPCLQYCTKRLGYRGGIMITASHNPPEYNGIKVMASDGVEVPREDELKIEDIYFEERFMQSKGIGRDERLGDAVDLYLQGIRSLVDVDRIRSKGMKVVVDLGNGAQAVAVPRLLNSLGCKVVTLNGMIDGSFPGRGSEPTIDNLGELASSVKANGADLGIAYDGDGDRSIFCDEQGNIYTGDRSGALLVEHVLAKEGEGQRGKVKVVTPVNSSMLIDMVAASYNAKVIKTKVGSVEVSREMVRASALVGLEENGGFMYARHIPVRDGAMSTALMLEALALRDEPLSSLIGRYKRFYQYKTKFPCTREQSSSIIDALKGTSSRVETIDGIKVWVDDESWIMVRQSGTEPIMRLYAESSSEQRLKQMVDVYVEKIRSLLGSK
- a CDS encoding SDR family NAD(P)-dependent oxidoreductase, coding for MSNRMILKDKIALVTGASRGIGEATARVFAKNGAKVAMLARDFERLRSVASSIDGDTLPIKADVTDEKDVQAAVNTVLKKYDRIDVLVNNVGYINDPTPFHMMHDEDWDMLININLVSTLRMTRAVLPIMMNQKNGCIINISSVAGIKAYRIPLSVYNTVKAGVIMFTKSIALEYAQYNIRCNCICPGTVRSKFLEPYLEDAEAREELSKLQPLGSIGEPEDVANAILYLASDSARWVTGTMLIIDGGLSIA
- a CDS encoding adenine phosphoribosyltransferase — encoded protein: MNLKAMIMEFPDFPKKGVLFRDISPLLKSATTMNYIVERFYEHFKHKKINTIAGIESRGFIVATALAIRFGCSMVMIRKQGKLPGRTRSIEYTIEYGKATMEIQEDAVSPGDRVLIADDLIATGGTAVAAARLIEGLGAEVAGFAFIVELARLRGRELLKGYDVCSLVVYDE
- a CDS encoding S-methyl-5'-thioadenosine phosphorylase, which translates into the protein MMSNSSSKDVHAEVAIIGGTGVYDVEMLEDAREVKVYTPYGDASDLITVGKYSGKSVAFLPRHGREHRIPPHRIPARANIWALKHLGVKRIIAPAAVGSLRDDVRPGDIVIADQFIDFTKRREYTFYDGGEVCHVSLADPFCPELRSIVIGECKNLNLKVHEQGTYVCIEGPRYSTRAESRFFRDMMKADIIGMTLVPECILAREMEICYVSIATVTDYDVWAEKPVSTQEVIETLSKNSSNVKRLLKAVIPKIPDERNCICKEALKDAKI
- a CDS encoding exosortase/archaeosortase family protein, with the translated sequence MKGYTSMLVKAIVIAIAVALIYTQDLSIVFSNALVFSSANITNYILVIPFLIAYIVYRKRRMLTAHALEHRVKAFRLDDAIGLTLVFIALMLYIYGSLTLYAMEYHIYSIPVFVAGLTALLFNLKILRHSIFAIIILAYLQPPPAELLSEIAGDLSWISATLAETMLKAYGLNVALQVDYGAPALVVSKGDTQTPFFVGEPSSGLFSTIGLSLFALIAAYIARGALWKRAIMYVIGFPIFFMLNALRISIILLLWYHYGEQVSEAFHAMSGSIMAVPGTLAILIIGERLLRVRISIGSISNANKGCEHCQTSRSLKEHICLVCSRLLSSVKIDGKTIARFFLIALIVASMFAVNASQVQAQSSLASRVASFDMLSIDGREKDTVGIFLPEIDGYRLEYSYRDQRVEKVLRQDAALAYRYVKLEPSTGEDGGTPAEIRRLMQPSIYAAVQISTGKHRWEDSMLIYPSRVGRPTAEVLELKDVQLDKDSNARFFVYIRPGQKNAEAVLYWFERVPLKFGDAYENRNIQIVFWSYMSTLARNGFIKDESDVKGAEEFYLSMAKPVKAYWKSITEELLAQKNVENTVRHRFPLVMGTALLPASLLSIREFARFNSARSRSKSIYSRLAHDDKAIVDAVVNAERKKRKEGIGGGDRPLLGKAYATTEEVMVEYRRLVNRDVSINDILLMLKNARDSGLVKSMIISIDDEPKVVWKSNVRV
- a CDS encoding Gfo/Idh/MocA family protein; amino-acid sequence: MMSLRLYGRVMLECDEMGSLNVGIIGMGKMGILHAGILAALDGVKVKAVAEKDDTIRNYLKGILHDMNVYDDYSKMLSQEDLDLVYITTPVSLHARMVNDCIRHGINFFVEKPLASNMQECIEICRLVGGIINAVGFSKRFTDTFARAREIIVSNVLGELIYVKGTMYLTQVFASGKGWRFKRSESGGGVLLELASHLVDMLLWYFGDVMSVASITRGYYSSEVEDFAHAMLRFKNGLTGYLDASWSVRNYRLPEMSIEVHGSNGTMLVNDDYIRITLDDASKAVDGLGIREGITTIYKQDLFKGVSIDIGGVEYTREDMHVVECVKEGRQSMINVFEAAKVQAVIDAIYNSAKNNSWLEVDYYNG